The window CAATGAAAAACGTAGCGCGATTCCTTTAATCTTTAAGGTTACAGAGCGATTGGAAGATCAAGACGGCAATAAGCTCTTAATACCTGAGATAGAAGTTGAAACATATTGGACAAACCTCCCTTAAGAAGCTGAAGATGTAATTGATCTCTACCATGATCACGGAACCAGCGAACAGTATCATAGCGAACTCAAAACCGATATGAATGTGGAACGCCTACCTTCGGGCAAATTCGTGGCAAACCAGTTTTTTCTGCACTGCGCCATGCTCGCCTTTAATATTCTCAGAGTTATCGGTACTCACCTAATCAAGAATAAACCGTTGGCTCCTGTAAAAATTAAAGGCCAACGACGACGTTTACGTTGCGTGATACGGGACTCTATCTCTGTCGATTGATCATTACACATATACGGGTGGTGGTGATAACGGTATAGAGAACAATAGTAATCGTTGTGGTAGGACTAAGGGGAAGGGGCAGGATAAGAAATGCGCGAGTTAATTATGTATGTCGCTTACTCCCAAAGCGAGTCTAAGATTTACTTTCGATAGAGTTCTTTACAAGCAATAAGTAGGTATATGGGGATTGTGGGATGTTTCTCTTGATGAGCTTGCTTAATATAATGCTGATTAATGTGGGGCAAATCAAAAACTTGATCTAACTCAGAGTTAAGAGTAGTCCAAACTTCATCTAAGCCGGGGACGATACTGCCTCCAATGCTTTTGTCATAGTTGTAGCGTATGGTTTTTGGTGTAAGGTCGGACATGGATTCGTTTCGAAAGAGATAGCGATTTTGATTGAGGTAGACTTTACAGTGCGTAGGTAAGGAATTGAAAAAATCAATGAGTTTAATATCGAGTAAAGGGTAACGGTATTGTAAGCCGAACTCTGCGCCTAATTGATAAGATTCTTCAAGGCGCTGAGCAGTATGTCTCCTGTCGGGAAGTAGGTATTTCGTGTATTCAAAAGTGCTTTTTCTTGGTAGGCCATGGTTTTGCTTTTGTGGGGGGAGGCGGAATTCCGGTTTGAGAAAGTTTTGGTCAAAGGAGTTGTCAAAAAAAAGTGGCTTGCTCTTGAAGAAGTATTTATAGATAATATGAGAAAAAGTGTAGGGCCATAAAATAGGGCGGCGGTTTTTAGCTTCGATGTAGATATGACCCCATTGGTGGTTTTTAATGAATTCTGCATAAGCACAGCCGCTAGCTCTTTGACTCACCCCCTCATCGCCACCGAAGCCTGAGAAAATAATTTTGGAACCTGATTCACTTGCGGCCTGCATAAGTTGACGAGCCCATTCACCCACACCTGCTCTTGGCGGTTGAGCTAAATGTGTAGTTGCCCAACGACAATCATCAGCAATGTTGACATTTTTTTTTGTGATCAGTTTGTGTTTGATTTCCGGGTGCATTTCTAGAAAGTCATTAACCAAATAACGTTCATCATTACCGTGCTCTGCGGCATGAGTAAAGCTATGTATTGCACTGTCAATTTTTGAAGCAAGTGCGGTAATGGTAGTGGAGTCAACACCTCCCGTAAGCTCACTTGCCAGCGGAGTATCATCAACAGGAAGTCTTTGTTTGACGGCATAAGTCAATTTTTCTCTAAAAAGTCTGCAAGCTTCTTCACGGCTAATATTAATAGTTTCAGGTTTCGTCATTTGCCAATAGCGAGAGATTTTTAAGTTCCCATTTTTATAATGAAGTGAATGAGCTGGTGGTAAGCGAAAAATATTGCTATAAGCCGTTTCGTGTTCCTCTTCTTCCCAGTCATTTAAATAACGTATGACCCAATCATCATTGATTTGCGGAGTAATTTCAGGGTTATGGACGAGGTCTTTGAGTTTAGTGGAATAGAATATCTTATCATTTTGGAAGCAGTAGAAAAACGGGATGACACCTAAATGATCTCTGGCACCAAAGTATTCGTTCTTAGTTTGATCGTGAATGAGGAAGGAAAAGTCACCGTAGAGTTTATTTACAAAGTTATTTTCTGTTTGGGTAAATAATGATAAAACGTATTCTTCAGCTTGTTCTGCTAAAGATGAATGAGAGTAAATATGGATATCACCTTGGATATCAAGCTGAGAGTGAGAAAGCATGTGTTTTTATCTTTTAGTGATCTTTATTTACTTTAAAGCTTTTTTAATAAGTTCAAAACATTCTAAGCGAGACTCTTTGTGATTGGGGCGCTTTAATTTAAAAACTCGAAGTGTTTTTAAAATATCGAAAGATTGTTGATTAAATTGAGCCGTTAATTCAATGGAGTCGATCACAGGACGTTGGTAGTAGCTCGACCAAAATGTGGTTACTTTTTCTGTTCCAGTCACTTCCTTAAGCTGAGGGCTATTCAGGGAATCATCAGTTTCTAGATAAATGAGGATGTCTAATTCTTTATCTACGTCAACTCTTTGTGATGAAGTATCGAGTTTATACTTCTCTTCATTATTCCAGAGTTTAGAGACAAGAGATGAGTTAAACTTGTTATAATCTAGATCATTTTTCCATAAGCGAAGAAAGGGGAAGCCCGGCAAAGTGATATTGCTCAGTTTGTCGAAACAAATAATTTCATCACAGAAGAATAGAGCTCCATTTTTGTGAAATTGAGCGGCTAAGCTAGATTTTCCTACGCCTGATTCTCCGCAAAAAGCAATGTGTTGATCAGTCCATATGCAACTGTTGCCGTGAAGTAATAAATGCCCTCTTTGAAAGAGGAGTAAGCCAGTGATAAAGCTATGGAGATAGTCATTAAATGAGAGTTTATTGGCTATGAAATTATAGACAATTTGATTTCCATTAGAGATATAGAAAGTGCCTGTATTCTCAAATTCTACAATGACTTTATTTGCGTTGAGGCCTAAGTTTGGATAAAGCTGGATTGTTGACGATTTAGTATTCGGGATGGAGCCTTCATTTAGCCTAATGTTTTCAAATAAGCCATAGGAGCCGTTATTTAGCATGGTCTTATCGAGTTTATTCATGAGTCAAGCTGCGCATTGTTTATGATCACTTAGTTTTAGGCGCTTTTCTAGCCGTTTTTTCTTTATGGTGAAATTGTGAGAGGCGATTTTCGTAAGAAGCCCATTCCAGTAAGAGCTGACTATGCTGAATTCTAAATTTTTTTGTTTTGAGCTCGTTTTTGTTTTTCTCTAAAAAAGCATAATAAGCTTCTTTAAGTAATTGAGTTTCTTTGATGTTTGGGATGAGTTTTTTTAGCCGAATTTTTTGATCTTTGATTTGTTCGATTTTTTTTTTGATTTCATCGAATTCAAGCTTTCCATTAGAGAATTTACTTAATAAACGACATTTGAAATCACCGCAAATAGCAGGCCGGTTATGATCATAGACAGTACAACATTTATCAAAATATTGACAGGGAAGTTTGAACCAATAAGAATCATCGACTATTTCAACTCCCATTTTAGGAAGTAGAGCTTCATTTTTGAAAGATGTAGCCCTTGTGAAGAGAGTGCCGTCGCAACAAAAACCACAGTCTTTGCAGAGTTCTTGTTCTTGATTTTGACTTGTGGCCATTAACTAATGTGAAATTAAGGTTTTTTTATCAATCATATCGAGGATAAAAGTCATGCAGTCTTTTTCACACTGTGCCTCAGTAACATCAAATTCTTGCATGAGTATAGGGAGTATTTGCTCAAGAGATTGGGGCTCATCGAGAAGCTCCCAAATGATTGAGCCAATGGGGTCGAGTCCAAAGTACTTGCCTTCTTCAATACTCATCATCACCACTTCATCATCAATTTTGCTGGAGATAATTTCAGGATTGCGTTGTAAGACTGTGTCATTTGTTAATTTCATATTTTGTGAACCTAAATTAAACTTATGTATGAATAGAATATTTTCAGTTTAGATGGATTCAATTCTTTGTTCAAGAAATGATAGTTAAATTAGACTTCTTTACTAAGTTTTTAGCTTTTAAGCATGTTAAAATAAAGTCCTCTCAGCTTCATAAGCCCCTCATGAGTTCCTATTTCTTTTATTTCCCCTTTCTCTAGTACAATGACCTGATCGACATCTTTGATGGTGCTGAGGTTGTGAGCGATAATCAGGGTGATGAGGTCATTTTTATTTTCAAAAACAGCTTTTTGAATAAGTCGTTCATTGATGGAATCTAAATGACTTGTCGCTTCATCGAGAATGATGAGGTCGGCTTTTGCTGCAAAGGCGCGAGCTAAACAGAGGCGTTGTTTTTGACCCCCTGAGAGTTTGATGCCATTTTCTCCGATGTAGGAGTCTAGACCAAGTTCTAAGGAGTCAATAAAATCATGGAGTTGAGCTTTTTGGCATAATTCGATTAAATCTGAACTTGTCAGTTCAGTATTGCCGTAAAGGATATTGTCACGAATGGTGCCATCGAAAACAAAGTTCGCCTGGTGAACGATGGCCAAATGTTGGATGTAATTTTCTTTGTTGAGTTCCTGGAGTTCGATTCCATTAATAAGGATATTGCCGATAGAAGCTTTTTGGAACCCACATATAAGGTCGGCTAAGGTGCTTTTCCCTGAACCACTTGTTCCTACAAGGGCATAGGTTTTTCCTTTTTGCATAGTAAAAGAAATGTTTTCTAGTACTGGCTTATCGGGAAGATAGGAGAAGTTTAAGTTGACGATTTTAATTTTTTCAATACATTTATCAAGCTTTTTCCTGTTGGAGTCAGGGGGATTATCGAGTTCTTCTGACAAGATCTTGTGATAGCGCTCGAGGCAGGCGAGTCCACCTTGAGTTGAACTGATAGAAGAAAGGATATTGAAAATGGGATTCATAAGTTGAGCTGTGAAAAATTGTACTACCACTAATTCACCTAAGCTCATATGACCTCGAATGATCATGATGGAACCACCTGCCAGCATGAGGGCAGCCGCAATAGCCTGCATAAATGACCAAAGAGTGTAGATACCTTGTATTTGAAGGTTTGATTTGAGGCGAGTGTCATTGAGGTCGAGGTGGCGTTGGCTATGTTGAGATATTTCTTCTGCTTCTTTTGCATGAGAGCGAACAGTGCGTATGCCTTGAAAGACCTCGCTTAAAAAGCCGTGGATCACAGCTTGCTTATCATAGATTTCATTTTGCAGAGGGCGCGTTTTTTTGGTGAGGAACATACAGAGAATTGTGAGAGTTCCGATGATCAATAGTATCAAAAGGGCAATCCACGGACTCAAGTAAAAGCAGTAAGCAAGGATGACGCTTAGACGAAGTAGGGCGTTGATAGGGGTGAGGATCAGTTGATTACTGAGGCCAGTGATTTGATTGATGTCGTTAGTAAAACGAGAAAGAAGCTCTCCTGACTTTGTCTTGTTGAAAAAGTTTATGGGCAAGTGAAGCACGTGTTTATAGAGCTTGTCTTGAAGGCTATGGTTGAAAGAGGTTCTAAAACGTAGTTGAACTTGATTTTGGATAATATTTAAAACTTCGCTTAAAACGTAGGCTAAGAACAGTGCGCCAGCCCAGAGCAAAATTTCTTTTTCAATTTGTGGAGAGTTGGCCAGTTCTCTCCCGCTCAGGTAGCCATCAACAATTTGGCCACTTATTAAAGCGGGAATCAAGCCTAGAGCATTCGCAATAATAGACAGCAAAAGTGAAAAGGAAATGATTTCCCTATAGTGAGAAATCTGTTTAAGAAAAACTTTCATCTGAGTGATGAAATCCTTGGTGAAAAAGAACTCTAAACGTTTTCTAATCATCAGAAACCTCGTGAGTGAAGCTGTTGATGACTGTGTATTCTTCAATGCCATTATCGCCAGTGACAATATACTGTTGATGACGCAACCATGCATGAGCTTTGATTTCGCCATCTTCTTTTTTAAGGCCTAAATAGAGTGTGGACTCAAGTTTTTTTTTATTGAGGATTCTTTGCCCAGCGATCGCCTGTGGAAAGCAGACACATTTCCAAGGAAGTAGTTCAGCTATTCGAAAAATGAGGTGCTTAAGGAGCTTGATCTCATTTGAGATGGAGGATTCATTTTGAGGAGATTCACTTTCGCTCTGACCCAAAGTTTTGGCAAGGTTTTTAAATTCCTTAGTTTTGAGCTGTAGGCAGGCTAAGTTGAGCTCAAGAAAAACTTCTAAAGCTAAGAACTTGATTTTAAAGGGGAGTTTAATGAAAGTGAGAAAGCTTTTAAGCATTGTCGGTAATCACTATAGAGGATTGATTATTTTTAAAAGAATAAGTAAAGTTTACTGTTTGATTTGTGTATAAAACTTGAGCTGATTCTAGGACGTAAATAGAGTTTCCCCAGTTGTTTCGTGAGTCAGATTCATTAGGATGCAGTGTAAGTAGTGTATGAGGAGATAGTTTGGAGTTGAAGTAGATTAAAAAACCATTTAGGACTCCATCGATTTGAGATTTGAAAGAGCCTTGTATTGATAGGGTTTCATTACTTATTTTACTAAGAACGATTTTGGAAATTAAGAGAGGTTCGCTAAAAGTGGGGAAGTCCTTGCATTTATGTGATCCAAGTTCGATTAATCTATTACTAGTAGGAGTGTTGAGGAGTTCTGAAAAATCTATTTGGTAGGCATTCTTCCAGTCAGAGCAAGTTCTCTTGGTGAAAAAGTACTTGTTGATAAGCTTCGTTGGTACTGTTAAAGGCAATAGATATATTTCTAAGGTTTGAGGAATGAGACGAGCCTCAGGCTTAAGAAGTCTTTTACAAGCATCTTTTGTAGTGGGTATTATGCGTTCATTCAGTGGGTCATTACCGATAATTTCACTGACTAAAACACTGGCTTTTTCAGGGAGATGTATTTCAGTTGATAAACCTTCGAGTAGAGTGATTTTATCATTTAGCCTATTCTTTGCAAAGTTGCGTTCTGCAACTTTCCCCAACTCTGTTGCCTCAATTGCATAAACATGTTTGGCGCCTGCTTGTGCCGCAGTGATGGCAAGTACTCCAGTTCCAGTTCCTATATCGACGACTATGTCATTTTCGCTTACGACTTCACGAATTGCTTTTTGGTAAGCTAGAGTTCGAGTTTTATCATTGAGCATGCGAATATGAACGGGGGCAGAATCAAAGTTTGCAGAGTTGGTGCCGATTACTATGGCGGAGTTATCTGGCGAAGTTATTAAACCAATATTGATAGCTTGATTTAGAGTAGTCGTCAATTGAACCCAATGGGAGTGGCTGCTAGATAAGGTGGTCAGTTTTTGAATGATTTCATTGTAGCTGATTGGCAGTGTCGTAACGGCAAGAATAGAAAAAATAGAATCCGATAAATAATAAGTTTTTTTGTTGATGATTACTTTTACCTGTCGTCGCGAAGAGGCAATAATCTCATATCTCTTGTTAGTTTGTAAAATCTGTTCAGGATTCATGCTTCACTTTGTTGAGTAATTACTGTAGGTGTGTAATGCTGTAGTCTAGACCATGGAAGCTCATAAATCAATAGTGTAGGGCTTATGCAGTGAGTGGATTTTGATGCACTGGAGTGTATAATGCGCGGATTTTTAAATAATTTGATTAGAGGGCCAAACAATGGCAGATGTATTAGCAAAAATGATGAGTGGCTTTCCCGAGTGGTTGCCAGCTGCAAAAAGACAAGAAAAGCGCATTTTAGATATTGTAGCCAAAGTCTACGAGAGTTACGGATTTACTCCGATTGAAACTGCTGCAGTAGAGAAAGTGAAAAGCTTAGCGACGACGGGTGATGTGAGTAAAGAAATTTTTGGCATTCATCGCTTAGCAGGAGAGGGTGAGAACAAGAAAGCTGAATTTGGTTTGCACTTTGACCTAACTTTACCAACGGCGCGCTACACAGCGGATAACTTTGCTAAACTGCAGTTTCCTTTTAAGCGTTATCAGATTCAAAAAGTCTGGCGTGGTGAACGTCCTCAGAAAGGTCGTTATCGTGAATTTTATCAGGCAGATATTGATGTGATTGGTGACGGCACACTTCCCCTACACTATGAAGCTGAAGTTGTTCAAGTTATTTACGATATCTTCACTCAGCTCAATATTGGCGAATTCACGGTGAAAATTAATAATCGCAAGTTACTTGAAGGTCTCTATCGTCAGCAGGATGTTGATGACATGAATGCAACTCTCATTATCGTCGACAAGATTGATAAAATTGGCAAAGACGAAGTCGTTCGTCTTCTTATTAAGAGTGGTTTGAGTATTGAGCAGTCGACTTTTTGCGCGGAACTCGCAGAAAAGAAGTTTTCTGTTTCTCAAGCACTGGAATTCATCCAAGAATTAGATACGAGTGACGAGCTTTTGGCAGCTGCACAGAATGAACTTAAAACAATTTTTGATAACCTCAGTCACTTGCCGGATGGTGCGGTCATTTTTGATTTATCGATAGCAAGAGGCCTCGACTACTACACCGGCTCAGTATATGAATGTGTGATTAATGGCCTCGAGAGTTATGGTAGTGTTTGTTCGGGTGGGCGTTACGATAACTTAGCAGAGAAGTTCTCTAAAAAGAAACTTCCTGGTGTAGGTTTATCAATTGGTATAAGTCGTTTGCTCTACCTTCTTTTTGAAAATGGCCGACTCGATACTCTAGCGCCAACGCCAGTGCAAACTTATGTCGTTCTTTTTGATGAGAGTCAGCGTCCGAAAGCCAATAAAATGGCGACAGAAATGCGTGCTAATGGTATTAATGTGGAAGTGGCTCCCAGTGTGAAAAAATTTGGCAAGCAGATTCAATTTGCCGAGAAACGCGGCGCCAAATTCATCGTTATTCCCGAGCAAGACCGTGAAGATCAGATGAAGAATCTGGAAACTGGTGATCAAGAAGATTTCTCCGTCGAGAAGATGAGAGGGTTTTTAAGCTCTTAGAATCAAAGGTTTATATTTTTTAATTTGAGCAGGAAAGCGTTTTGTAAGAAGTCATAAAATGTTTAAAAATCGGATATTTTGGTTTTAATTCATAAAACATCCACTATAGTCTTGCGATTTTTTAACCTACGAGTCTTTATATAAAATATGGATGCATTTTTAAATATAGTTATAGCAGCGGTCGTTTTCGGCGTCCTCTTTTTCGGTGTTGGCCTTAAGGTTCTCGCAAAGAAAGATGACGAAGTTCAAGGAAGTTGTGCATCTCGCAACGAGTTTTTAAACGAAGGCGGATGCTCCATATGTGGAAAAGAGGATCCTACCGGATGTGACGGCAGTCCACTCAAAGAAGCTAAAAAAAGTGAAGAAGCGAGTAGTTAACAATTTTTTTAAATCGAGCTGTTAAAAAAATAACAGCTTATAATTTTTCGATAAACAAGCAAGGAAAACAAACAAGCCATGAGCAGTTACAAACTGAAAAAAGGCTATGACCTGAGAATCAAAGGAGATGCGGAAGCAACTCTCGAGACTCTACCTCGACCGACGCAAGTCGCGCTCGATGGTCGTGAATTTCACGGTCTACGCCCCAAGATGATGGTGAAAGCAGGAGACAAGGTAAAAGCCGGATCCCCGCTTTTTTTGCAGAAAGGGACTGAAAATTTCTATTTCACAAGCCCTGTCAGTGGTACAGTAAAAGATGTTAAGCGCGGTGAGCGTCGTGTTCTACAAGAAGTTATTGTAGATGCTGACGAAACTGATGAGTTTGAAGAGTTTCAAGCTATTAGTGCCGGTGACTTACTCAACACAAGCCGTGAAGTGATTCTCGAGCAAATCCTCAAGTCAGGCTTATTTGGCCAGGTTCTAGCTCGCCCATTTGCGGTTCTCGCAGATCCGGCAGTTGAACCACGCGATATTTTCGTTTCAGCTTACTTGACGGGTCCTTTAGCTCCAGAAATCAATTTAATCCTCGAAGGTAACGAAGCCGCTTTCCAAGCAGGTATCAACGCGCTCTCGAAATTGACAACAGGTTCTGTAAATCTCGGTATTGAGGGAGGTCGTTCTGATCTTTCTGAAGCTCTTAAGAATCCTGCAAATGCTAAAGTTCACCACTTCAATGGCCCTCACCCAGCAGGTAACGTGGGTATTCAAATTCACCACATTGCACCCATTAACAAAGACGAAGTCGTTTGGACTCTTACCGCACAAGCAGTTATCAGCATCGGTAATTTGTTCATCCAAGGTAAAGTTGTTTCAGAGAAAGTTATCGCACTTACTGGTGAGTCAATTGATAAACGCAAGCACGTGAAAGTAATTACGGGCGCTTCAGTTGCCGATGTCACTAAGGGGCGTGTTAAATCAGATGAGAACTTACGTTATATTTCGGGAGATGTTCTCTCTGGCCGTACTATAACTGGAGGCTTTATTGGTTCAAGTACTTCTCAACTTACTGTGATTCCAGAAATCAATAAAATGGAATTTATGGGGTGGGTACTACCTGGTAACGAGAAAGAATCATTTTCAAGAACTTTCTTTTCATTCTTATCTCCAAATAAAAAATACTCTCACAACACAGGTTATCATGGTGGTGAACGTGCTTTCGTTCAGACGGGTGCTTATGAGTCGGTAGTTCCAATGGACCTTTATCCAGTGCATTTAATAAAATGTATTATGGCAGGTGATTTGGAAGCTATGGAAGGCTTGGGCATCCTTGAAGTTGCTCCTGAGGACTTAGCACTCTGCGACTTTGTCTGTGTATCTAAAATTGAAGTTCAAGACACACTCCGAAAGGGTCTTGACTTCTTCCGTAAAGAAGGATGCTAATTGTGAAATTCGTTGAAGATCAAATTCACAAGGTGAAGCCCCTTTTTGAAAAGGGCGGCAAGCTTGAAAAATTCTACTACCTTTTCGAAGCGGGTGAGTCATTTCACCTCGTAACCGATAAGCGTACTGACCGTGGTGCTCACGTTCGTGATAGCATCGACCTCAAGAGAATGATGATTACTGTGGTTCTTGCCATGGTCCCATGTATTCTTTTTGGTATTTATAATACAGGTTTACAACATTATTCTGCACTTCTAAGTGATGGACAAATCGAAGCTCTCCCAGGAATGGTAGATATGATTGTCTATGGCGCAATTATGGTGGTGCCGGTTATTCTTACTGTTTATATCACTGGTGGTATAATAGAAGGTATTTTTGCCTGTATCCGCAAACACGAGATTAATGAAGGTTTCTTGGTAACAGGAATTCTTATAGCAATGGTAGTGCCGGCAAGTATTCCTCTTTGGCAGGTTTCATTGGCTACAGCATTTGGCGTCTTTATCGGCAAGGAATGCTTTGGTGGTACAGGTATGAATATCTTGAACCCAGCAATGACAGCCCGAGCGTTCCTGTTCTTTAACTTCCCATCTCAGATCTCTGGTGATAAAGTATGGGTAGGTTTTGATCGTGGTCAAGAAGTTGTTGCAAC is drawn from Lentisphaera araneosa HTCC2155 and contains these coding sequences:
- a CDS encoding asparagine synthase-related protein, which encodes MLSHSQLDIQGDIHIYSHSSLAEQAEEYVLSLFTQTENNFVNKLYGDFSFLIHDQTKNEYFGARDHLGVIPFFYCFQNDKIFYSTKLKDLVHNPEITPQINDDWVIRYLNDWEEEEHETAYSNIFRLPPAHSLHYKNGNLKISRYWQMTKPETINISREEACRLFREKLTYAVKQRLPVDDTPLASELTGGVDSTTITALASKIDSAIHSFTHAAEHGNDERYLVNDFLEMHPEIKHKLITKKNVNIADDCRWATTHLAQPPRAGVGEWARQLMQAASESGSKIIFSGFGGDEGVSQRASGCAYAEFIKNHQWGHIYIEAKNRRPILWPYTFSHIIYKYFFKSKPLFFDNSFDQNFLKPEFRLPPQKQNHGLPRKSTFEYTKYLLPDRRHTAQRLEESYQLGAEFGLQYRYPLLDIKLIDFFNSLPTHCKVYLNQNRYLFRNESMSDLTPKTIRYNYDKSIGGSIVPGLDEVWTTLNSELDQVFDLPHINQHYIKQAHQEKHPTIPIYLLIACKELYRK
- a CDS encoding PqqD family peptide modification chaperone, with translation MKLTNDTVLQRNPEIISSKIDDEVVMMSIEEGKYFGLDPIGSIIWELLDEPQSLEQILPILMQEFDVTEAQCEKDCMTFILDMIDKKTLISH
- a CDS encoding ABC transporter ATP-binding protein translates to MIRKRLEFFFTKDFITQMKVFLKQISHYREIISFSLLLSIIANALGLIPALISGQIVDGYLSGRELANSPQIEKEILLWAGALFLAYVLSEVLNIIQNQVQLRFRTSFNHSLQDKLYKHVLHLPINFFNKTKSGELLSRFTNDINQITGLSNQLILTPINALLRLSVILAYCFYLSPWIALLILLIIGTLTILCMFLTKKTRPLQNEIYDKQAVIHGFLSEVFQGIRTVRSHAKEAEEISQHSQRHLDLNDTRLKSNLQIQGIYTLWSFMQAIAAALMLAGGSIMIIRGHMSLGELVVVQFFTAQLMNPIFNILSSISSTQGGLACLERYHKILSEELDNPPDSNRKKLDKCIEKIKIVNLNFSYLPDKPVLENISFTMQKGKTYALVGTSGSGKSTLADLICGFQKASIGNILINGIELQELNKENYIQHLAIVHQANFVFDGTIRDNILYGNTELTSSDLIELCQKAQLHDFIDSLELGLDSYIGENGIKLSGGQKQRLCLARAFAAKADLIILDEATSHLDSINERLIQKAVFENKNDLITLIIAHNLSTIKDVDQVIVLEKGEIKEIGTHEGLMKLRGLYFNMLKS
- a CDS encoding lasso peptide biosynthesis B2 protein, which translates into the protein MLKSFLTFIKLPFKIKFLALEVFLELNLACLQLKTKEFKNLAKTLGQSESESPQNESSISNEIKLLKHLIFRIAELLPWKCVCFPQAIAGQRILNKKKLESTLYLGLKKEDGEIKAHAWLRHQQYIVTGDNGIEEYTVINSFTHEVSDD
- a CDS encoding 50S ribosomal protein L11 methyltransferase, which gives rise to MNPEQILQTNKRYEIIASSRRQVKVIINKKTYYLSDSIFSILAVTTLPISYNEIIQKLTTLSSSHSHWVQLTTTLNQAINIGLITSPDNSAIVIGTNSANFDSAPVHIRMLNDKTRTLAYQKAIREVVSENDIVVDIGTGTGVLAITAAQAGAKHVYAIEATELGKVAERNFAKNRLNDKITLLEGLSTEIHLPEKASVLVSEIIGNDPLNERIIPTTKDACKRLLKPEARLIPQTLEIYLLPLTVPTKLINKYFFTKRTCSDWKNAYQIDFSELLNTPTSNRLIELGSHKCKDFPTFSEPLLISKIVLSKISNETLSIQGSFKSQIDGVLNGFLIYFNSKLSPHTLLTLHPNESDSRNNWGNSIYVLESAQVLYTNQTVNFTYSFKNNQSSIVITDNA
- the hisS gene encoding histidine--tRNA ligase, with the translated sequence MADVLAKMMSGFPEWLPAAKRQEKRILDIVAKVYESYGFTPIETAAVEKVKSLATTGDVSKEIFGIHRLAGEGENKKAEFGLHFDLTLPTARYTADNFAKLQFPFKRYQIQKVWRGERPQKGRYREFYQADIDVIGDGTLPLHYEAEVVQVIYDIFTQLNIGEFTVKINNRKLLEGLYRQQDVDDMNATLIIVDKIDKIGKDEVVRLLIKSGLSIEQSTFCAELAEKKFSVSQALEFIQELDTSDELLAAAQNELKTIFDNLSHLPDGAVIFDLSIARGLDYYTGSVYECVINGLESYGSVCSGGRYDNLAEKFSKKKLPGVGLSIGISRLLYLLFENGRLDTLAPTPVQTYVVLFDESQRPKANKMATEMRANGINVEVAPSVKKFGKQIQFAEKRGAKFIVIPEQDREDQMKNLETGDQEDFSVEKMRGFLSS
- a CDS encoding Na(+)-translocating NADH-quinone reductase subunit A, producing the protein MSSYKLKKGYDLRIKGDAEATLETLPRPTQVALDGREFHGLRPKMMVKAGDKVKAGSPLFLQKGTENFYFTSPVSGTVKDVKRGERRVLQEVIVDADETDEFEEFQAISAGDLLNTSREVILEQILKSGLFGQVLARPFAVLADPAVEPRDIFVSAYLTGPLAPEINLILEGNEAAFQAGINALSKLTTGSVNLGIEGGRSDLSEALKNPANAKVHHFNGPHPAGNVGIQIHHIAPINKDEVVWTLTAQAVISIGNLFIQGKVVSEKVIALTGESIDKRKHVKVITGASVADVTKGRVKSDENLRYISGDVLSGRTITGGFIGSSTSQLTVIPEINKMEFMGWVLPGNEKESFSRTFFSFLSPNKKYSHNTGYHGGERAFVQTGAYESVVPMDLYPVHLIKCIMAGDLEAMEGLGILEVAPEDLALCDFVCVSKIEVQDTLRKGLDFFRKEGC
- a CDS encoding NADH:ubiquinone reductase (Na(+)-transporting) subunit B, giving the protein MKFVEDQIHKVKPLFEKGGKLEKFYYLFEAGESFHLVTDKRTDRGAHVRDSIDLKRMMITVVLAMVPCILFGIYNTGLQHYSALLSDGQIEALPGMVDMIVYGAIMVVPVILTVYITGGIIEGIFACIRKHEINEGFLVTGILIAMVVPASIPLWQVSLATAFGVFIGKECFGGTGMNILNPAMTARAFLFFNFPSQISGDKVWVGFDRGQEVVATATPMGLAAKGDEITWSTMDMFLGFIPGSIGETSTLACIIGGIILLITGVASWRTMLGMLVGGFLFAWLISLGSTNPNDIAALGAVKHLCMGGFAFGLVFMATDPVSSANTDLGKWIYGFGAGAMSMLFRIINPAYPEGVMLAVLLMNVFAPLIDHYVVKSSIKRRLNRARV